In the [Clostridium] colinum genome, one interval contains:
- the fabD gene encoding ACP S-malonyltransferase, giving the protein MKICFIFSGQGAQYNGMGKELYDNFSVCKQVFEDANNALGFNITDICFNEDEKLNQTEYTQPAILTTSYAIFKLMEEKGVKADYMAGLSLGEYSALCASGAISFKEGVALVRKRGKYMTEAVPVGVGAMSAVMNADENIINEALKEASTDTELAMIANYNAPGQIVIAGHTPAIERAEIILKEKGIKKVIRLNVSGPFHTSLLKPASDKLATELENISINTPSIDVFTNLTGEKIENIKDTLIQQVMSPVKWEQTIKNLINLGVDTFIELGPGKTLSSFVKKVSKEVNVYNVEDLSSLEKTCKGIGIE; this is encoded by the coding sequence ATGAAAATATGTTTTATATTTAGCGGACAAGGTGCTCAATATAACGGTATGGGTAAAGAGCTTTATGATAATTTTTCTGTATGCAAACAAGTATTTGAAGATGCAAACAATGCTTTAGGCTTTAATATAACAGATATATGTTTTAATGAAGATGAAAAACTTAATCAAACAGAGTATACTCAACCTGCTATATTAACGACAAGTTATGCTATTTTTAAACTTATGGAAGAAAAAGGTGTAAAAGCAGATTATATGGCTGGTCTTAGCCTTGGAGAATATTCTGCTCTTTGTGCTAGTGGTGCTATAAGCTTTAAAGAAGGTGTAGCTCTAGTTAGAAAAAGAGGAAAATATATGACAGAAGCCGTTCCTGTTGGTGTTGGAGCTATGTCTGCCGTTATGAACGCTGATGAAAATATTATAAATGAAGCTTTAAAAGAAGCCTCTACAGATACAGAACTTGCTATGATTGCAAACTATAACGCTCCTGGCCAAATAGTTATAGCAGGGCATACACCTGCAATAGAACGAGCAGAAATAATACTTAAAGAAAAAGGTATAAAAAAGGTAATAAGACTTAACGTAAGCGGACCTTTCCACACTTCTTTATTAAAACCTGCTAGTGATAAATTAGCAACTGAACTTGAAAATATTAGTATAAATACACCTAGTATAGATGTTTTTACAAATCTAACTGGTGAAAAAATAGAAAATATAAAAGATACTTTAATACAACAAGTAATGAGCCCTGTTAAATGGGAACAAACTATAAAAAATCTTATTAATCTTGGTGTAGATACTTTTATAGAGCTAGGACCAGGTAAAACATTATCATCTTTTGTTAAAAAAGTTAGTAAAGAAGTTAATGTTTACAATGTAGAAGACTTATCTAGCTTAGAAAAAACTTGTAAAGGAATAGGTATAGAATAA
- the fabK gene encoding enoyl-[acyl-carrier-protein] reductase FabK produces the protein MKSNLCDILGIKYPIFQGAMAWISDGELAASVSNAGGLGIIAGGNAPGEVVREEIKKAKALTDKPFAVNIMLLSPFAEEVVKVVCEEGVKVVTTGAGNPAKYMDLFNEHNIAVIPVIPSVALAQKMEKIGAKAVVAEGMEAGGHIGKLTTMALVPQVVDAVNIPVIAAGGIADGRGCAAAFMLGAEGVQVGTRFLLSNECNIHENYKEKVAKAKDIDTVITGQITGHPVRVLRNKLARLYDTVEKEELKKDTPDIERIEKLGSGALQKAVKDGDVENGSVMAGQIAGMVSKRQSSHEIIQELVSEFDALMGNK, from the coding sequence ATGAAATCAAATTTATGTGATATATTAGGTATAAAATATCCTATTTTTCAAGGTGCTATGGCTTGGATATCTGATGGAGAGCTTGCTGCTAGTGTATCTAATGCTGGTGGGCTTGGAATAATTGCTGGTGGCAATGCTCCAGGAGAAGTTGTAAGAGAAGAAATAAAAAAAGCAAAAGCATTAACAGACAAACCTTTTGCCGTAAATATTATGCTTTTATCTCCTTTTGCAGAAGAAGTGGTAAAAGTTGTATGTGAAGAAGGCGTTAAAGTAGTAACAACTGGTGCTGGTAATCCTGCTAAATATATGGACTTATTTAACGAACATAATATTGCAGTAATACCTGTTATCCCATCTGTTGCTCTTGCTCAAAAAATGGAGAAAATAGGTGCAAAAGCTGTTGTTGCTGAAGGTATGGAAGCTGGTGGACATATAGGCAAACTTACTACTATGGCTCTTGTTCCACAAGTAGTAGATGCTGTTAATATCCCTGTTATAGCCGCAGGTGGTATAGCAGATGGTAGAGGTTGTGCGGCAGCTTTTATGCTTGGTGCAGAAGGTGTTCAAGTTGGTACAAGATTTTTATTATCAAACGAATGTAATATACACGAAAACTATAAAGAAAAGGTAGCAAAAGCTAAAGATATAGATACAGTTATTACAGGTCAAATAACAGGACATCCTGTTCGTGTTTTAAGAAATAAACTAGCTAGACTTTATGATACAGTAGAAAAAGAAGAGCTAAAAAAAGATACACCAGACATAGAAAGAATTGAAAAATTAGGTTCTGGTGCTTTACAAAAAGCTGTTAAAGATGGTGATGTAGAAAATGGTTCTGTTATGGCAGGTCAAATTGCTGGTATGGTATCTAAAAGGCAAAGTAGCCACGAAATTATACAAGAACTTGTTAGCGAATTTGATGCTTTAATGGGCAATAAATAA
- a CDS encoding beta-ketoacyl-ACP synthase III — protein sequence MFSSKIIGFESYLPENIITNDQLSNIVETSDEWIYTRTGISKRHISTKENTSDFAINVGKKLIEKNNISPEDIDIVIVATITPDYLTPSTACIVQGAIGAKNALAFDINVACSGFVYALSIADKFLKSGLYKNALVIGSETLSKIIDWTDRGTCVLFGDGAGGVLLTSNNDYNSILAEDLKADGMSWQAITGGKLNLNNPFTENKEENSFYLQMNGRDVFNFATKTVPKSINQVLEKANITLDDIKYIVPHQANLRIVEVVAKKLNVNLDKFYLNLQNYGNTSAASISIALAEMSKNNLLQKGDKIIITGFGAGLTWASMLIQI from the coding sequence ATGTTTAGTTCAAAAATAATTGGGTTTGAAAGCTATCTACCAGAAAATATTATAACAAATGACCAGCTTTCAAACATTGTAGAAACGTCTGATGAATGGATATATACACGAACAGGTATATCAAAAAGACATATATCTACAAAAGAAAACACCTCAGATTTTGCAATAAACGTAGGTAAAAAATTAATAGAAAAAAATAACATTTCACCAGAAGATATAGACATAGTTATTGTAGCAACTATCACACCAGACTATTTAACACCTTCTACAGCTTGTATAGTTCAAGGTGCAATAGGTGCTAAAAATGCTTTAGCTTTTGATATAAATGTAGCTTGCTCTGGCTTTGTATACGCTTTATCTATTGCCGATAAATTTTTAAAATCTGGACTATATAAAAATGCTCTTGTTATAGGTTCAGAAACTTTATCAAAAATAATAGATTGGACCGATAGAGGCACTTGTGTATTATTTGGAGATGGTGCTGGTGGAGTTTTATTAACATCTAATAACGACTATAATAGTATTTTAGCAGAAGATTTAAAAGCAGATGGTATGTCTTGGCAGGCTATAACTGGTGGTAAATTAAATTTAAACAATCCTTTTACAGAAAATAAGGAAGAAAATTCTTTTTATCTTCAAATGAATGGTAGAGATGTATTTAATTTTGCTACAAAGACTGTGCCAAAAAGTATAAACCAAGTTTTAGAAAAAGCTAATATTACATTAGACGATATAAAGTATATCGTTCCTCATCAGGCTAATTTACGTATTGTTGAGGTTGTAGCAAAAAAATTAAATGTAAATTTAGATAAATTTTATTTAAATCTACAAAACTATGGCAACACCTCAGCTGCTAGTATCTCAATAGCCTTAGCAGAAATGTCAAAAAATAATTTACTACAAAAAGGTGATAAAATAATAATAACAGGTTTTGGTGCTGGTCTTACTTGGGCTTCTATGCTAATTCAAATATAG
- a CDS encoding MarR family winged helix-turn-helix transcriptional regulator — protein MKKTLDTISGLISSVFYDIIKLEESFLKNHKYKDVSSKEVRTIEAIGINKTKNMGYIAKTLDITVGTLTVSITNLEKKGYVIREKCINDKRVVNVILTEKGKKLFKLHKKFKENIMKTIVIDLSNQEREIFNGALNRVSQILHKQYINI, from the coding sequence ATGAAAAAAACTTTAGATACTATTAGCGGTCTTATATCTAGTGTTTTTTATGATATAATAAAGCTAGAAGAATCCTTTTTAAAAAATCATAAATATAAAGACGTGTCTTCTAAAGAGGTAAGGACTATAGAAGCAATAGGTATAAATAAGACAAAAAATATGGGCTATATAGCTAAAACTCTTGATATAACTGTTGGTACTTTAACTGTTTCTATAACAAACCTTGAAAAAAAAGGATATGTTATAAGAGAAAAATGTATTAATGATAAAAGAGTTGTAAATGTTATACTCACAGAAAAAGGCAAAAAACTTTTTAAACTACACAAAAAATTTAAAGAAAATATTATGAAAACAATAGTTATAGACCTTTCTAACCAAGAAAGAGAAATTTTTAATGGTGCTTTAAATAGAGTTAGCCAAATATTACATAAACAATATATAAATATTTAA
- the ispE gene encoding 4-(cytidine 5'-diphospho)-2-C-methyl-D-erythritol kinase, giving the protein MEKIKLYARAKINPILDVVGKLENGYHSLQMVMQTINLIDTIYIRKTFNNNINLETNIYWLPTDEKNLVYKVAEYLKNEYNIKYGIDIKLIKKIPICAGLAGGSTDCAATLIGIRNLFNLPISNKELLKIGQDFGADVPFCIKRGTYLAEGIGEKLTPLKPFPHCHILIAKPHVSISTASIFQSMDLANINNRPDIEKFIYYLNKQDLEGISKNLCNVLEEVSIKKYPIIADIKENMIKNGALGSLMSGSGSAVFGIFKDKRQAIIAKRSLEKTMRIREVFVTRPFNFNI; this is encoded by the coding sequence ATGGAAAAAATAAAGCTTTATGCAAGGGCAAAGATAAACCCTATTTTAGATGTTGTAGGAAAATTAGAAAATGGATACCATAGCTTACAAATGGTTATGCAAACTATAAATTTAATAGATACTATTTATATTAGAAAAACTTTTAATAATAACATAAACCTAGAAACAAATATTTACTGGTTACCAACAGATGAAAAAAATTTAGTATATAAAGTAGCTGAATATCTAAAAAATGAATATAACATTAAGTATGGCATAGATATAAAGCTTATAAAAAAAATACCAATATGTGCAGGGCTTGCAGGTGGTAGTACAGACTGTGCAGCAACATTAATAGGTATAAGAAATTTATTTAATTTACCAATATCTAACAAAGAACTATTAAAGATAGGACAAGATTTTGGAGCAGATGTACCTTTTTGTATAAAAAGAGGAACTTATTTAGCTGAGGGTATAGGTGAAAAATTAACACCTTTAAAACCTTTTCCACATTGCCATATATTAATAGCAAAGCCTCATGTTAGCATATCTACAGCTTCTATTTTTCAAAGTATGGATTTAGCTAATATCAATAACCGACCAGATATAGAAAAATTTATTTATTATTTAAATAAACAAGATTTAGAGGGTATTAGTAAAAATTTATGTAACGTTTTAGAAGAAGTTTCTATAAAAAAATATCCTATTATAGCCGATATAAAAGAGAATATGATAAAAAATGGGGCTTTAGGTAGTCTTATGAGTGGTAGTGGGTCGGCAGTTTTTGGTATATTTAAAGATAAAAGACAAGCTATTATAGCTAAAAGAAGTTTAGAAAAAACTATGAGGATAAGAGAAGTATTTGTAACTAGACCTTTTAATTTTAATATATAA
- a CDS encoding VanZ family protein yields the protein MQLNLKKIVYLICTVLVVIFIFYNSMQNGTSSSNASAIVLNFINDIIANIGLDFKLEGYFIRKLAHFVEFFIFGFFIMLTFEAFTNKIFSIIGFPLFFAIFIPVIDEYIQIYSNGRSSSVKDVLLDFFGATVGISIVCVYFTIKNKYIKKI from the coding sequence ATGCAACTAAACTTAAAAAAAATAGTGTATTTAATATGTACTGTATTAGTTGTAATATTTATATTTTATAACTCTATGCAAAATGGAACAAGCTCATCTAATGCTAGTGCAATTGTTTTAAATTTTATAAACGATATAATAGCTAACATAGGGTTAGATTTTAAACTAGAAGGATATTTTATAAGAAAATTAGCACATTTTGTTGAGTTTTTTATATTTGGATTTTTTATTATGCTTACTTTTGAAGCATTTACAAATAAAATATTTAGCATAATAGGATTTCCTCTATTTTTTGCTATATTTATACCTGTTATAGATGAGTATATACAAATATATTCTAATGGTAGGTCATCTTCTGTAAAAGATGTTTTACTAGATTTTTTTGGAGCTACAGTGGGGATAAGTATAGTATGTGTTTATTTTACAATTAAAAATAAATATATTAAAAAAATATAA
- a CDS encoding ATP-dependent helicase: protein MEELLNKLNPMQKEAVLTTEGALLLLAGAGSGKTRVLTHRIAYLIEKGIRPFNILAITFTNKAAKEMRERVSSICQEGNQVLVSTFHSLCVRILRVEIEKLGYTNKFTIYDADDAERLIKEIMKEYKINDEKLSPKTVLNTIGRQKDKLITATIYSQNVGSDFRKKNISDIYLEYEKLLKINNALDFDDLIFKTVQLFANHIDVLEKYQERFKYIMVDEYQDTSTSQYTLIKMLSNKYKNICVVGDDDQSIYGWRGADINNILDFEKDFKDTKVIKLEQNYRSTKTILDAANYVIKNNFGRKEKRLWTENEQGGLISYEKCDSDRKEAVFVANEILNKIKEGYSYKDFAILYRANNLSRVIEEQLVFLSIPYKLYGGINFYGRREIKDIISYLKILENPSDEISLKRIINVPKRGIGDTSVSKISEYANKNNITFFEALSKADEITELGRKTKTIIDFYNLILDFIEKSEEVAVTNLIKYILDKTGYIEELEKEGTDEAQGRISNLEEFINKAVEYENNEDEEKSLTRFLEEISLVADIDSMEDEEDVVTLMTLHSSKGLEFPIVFIVGFEDGIFPSYRALMSEDASAVEEERRLLYVGITRAKNKLYITNAKSRLKQGRYEGSITSSFFKELPKNLIHIKEKVEKTPTISFNTEENNGKYRPKPTYKPNPLAYLKKEMPTPKNISLDFEIGDKVRHFKFGQGTVLKIDPAGADYEVTINFDNFGEKKLMANLSKLKKA, encoded by the coding sequence ATGGAAGAATTATTAAATAAGCTAAACCCTATGCAAAAAGAGGCCGTTTTAACAACAGAAGGAGCTTTGTTGCTTTTGGCAGGAGCAGGGTCTGGTAAAACAAGAGTGTTAACGCATAGGATAGCATATCTTATTGAAAAGGGTATAAGACCATTTAATATACTTGCTATTACTTTTACAAATAAAGCGGCGAAAGAAATGAGAGAAAGAGTTTCTTCTATTTGTCAAGAAGGAAACCAAGTTTTAGTATCTACATTTCATTCTTTGTGTGTTCGTATATTAAGAGTAGAGATAGAAAAATTAGGATATACAAATAAATTTACTATATATGATGCAGATGATGCAGAACGTCTTATAAAAGAAATAATGAAAGAATATAAGATAAATGATGAAAAATTAAGCCCAAAGACTGTTTTAAATACTATAGGAAGACAAAAAGATAAGCTTATAACAGCTACAATTTATTCTCAAAATGTGGGTTCAGATTTTAGGAAAAAAAATATATCTGATATATATTTAGAATATGAAAAACTATTAAAAATTAACAATGCATTAGATTTTGATGACCTTATTTTTAAAACAGTTCAACTTTTTGCAAATCATATAGACGTTTTAGAAAAATATCAAGAGCGTTTTAAATATATTATGGTAGATGAATATCAAGATACAAGCACTAGCCAATATACATTAATAAAAATGCTATCTAATAAATATAAAAATATTTGTGTTGTAGGAGATGATGACCAAAGCATATATGGTTGGCGTGGAGCAGATATAAATAACATATTAGATTTTGAAAAAGATTTTAAAGATACAAAAGTTATAAAGTTAGAGCAAAATTATCGCTCAACAAAAACTATATTAGATGCAGCAAATTATGTTATAAAAAATAACTTTGGAAGAAAAGAAAAGAGATTATGGACAGAAAATGAACAAGGTGGACTTATTAGCTATGAAAAATGTGATTCAGATAGAAAAGAGGCTGTTTTTGTAGCTAATGAAATTTTAAATAAAATAAAAGAAGGTTACAGCTACAAAGATTTTGCTATATTGTACAGAGCTAATAATTTATCTAGGGTAATAGAAGAACAGTTAGTATTTTTATCTATACCATATAAGCTATATGGAGGAATAAATTTTTATGGTAGAAGAGAGATAAAAGATATTATAAGTTATTTAAAAATATTAGAAAACCCTAGTGACGAAATATCATTAAAAAGAATAATAAATGTACCTAAAAGAGGTATAGGAGATACCAGTGTTTCAAAAATTAGTGAATATGCTAATAAAAATAATATAACTTTTTTTGAAGCTTTATCTAAAGCAGACGAAATAACAGAGTTGGGAAGAAAAACTAAAACTATAATAGATTTTTATAACCTTATATTAGATTTTATTGAAAAAAGTGAAGAAGTAGCAGTAACAAATTTAATAAAATATATTTTAGATAAAACAGGATATATTGAAGAACTTGAAAAAGAAGGTACAGACGAAGCACAAGGAAGAATATCAAATTTAGAAGAATTTATTAATAAAGCAGTAGAGTATGAAAATAATGAAGACGAAGAAAAATCTCTTACAAGATTTTTAGAAGAAATATCTTTAGTAGCAGATATAGATTCTATGGAAGACGAAGAAGATGTGGTTACATTAATGACTTTACATAGCTCTAAGGGATTAGAGTTTCCTATTGTATTTATTGTAGGATTTGAAGATGGAATTTTTCCGTCATATCGTGCTTTAATGAGCGAAGATGCATCTGCTGTAGAAGAAGAAAGAAGGCTTTTATATGTAGGTATAACAAGGGCAAAAAACAAGCTCTATATAACAAATGCTAAATCTAGACTAAAGCAAGGAAGATATGAAGGGTCTATTACATCATCATTTTTTAAAGAGTTACCTAAAAATTTAATACATATTAAAGAAAAGGTAGAAAAAACACCAACAATTTCATTTAATACAGAAGAAAATAATGGAAAATATAGACCAAAACCAACATATAAGCCTAATCCTTTAGCATATCTAAAAAAAGAAATGCCAACACCTAAAAATATATCTTTAGATTTTGAAATAGGTGATAAAGTTAGACACTTTAAGTTTGGACAAGGTACTGTTTTAAAAATAGACCCAGCAGGAGCCGATTATGAAGTTACTATAAATTTTGATAACTTTGGAGAAAAGAAATTAATGGCAAATTTATCTAAGCTTAAAAAAGCATAG
- the murA gene encoding UDP-N-acetylglucosamine 1-carboxyvinyltransferase, protein MGKYIIQGKNKLNGQIFVNGAKNAVLPILASTVLNGGISILKNVPMLLDTFVAIDILKDLGCEVSYGENTVIVNSKNMDKTNVKEDLVKKMRSSIIFLGAIIARFKEASICYPGGCNLGKRPIDFHLTAFKKMGINIEDDSNIIKASVNEIKPIIIELPFASVGATQNIILASIFVKGSVIIKNCAKEPEIIDMVKFLRKMGANIFGEGTETITITGVEKLNNIVEYTIMPDRIEAGTFLCMTAITNGHTEIKGINPNYLKSLTEILEKTGCNIIETNNSIKIKGTKNLKSIDFLETKPYPYFPTDLQPQLMSVLSVAQGISVIKENIFEARNKHIKELNKLGANIAEDNDTFIINGVDTLEGKTVFAKDLRGGASLILAGLFANGKTTVEGACYINRGYENIDKKLNILGADIKYIED, encoded by the coding sequence ATGGGAAAATATATAATACAAGGCAAAAATAAATTAAACGGACAAATTTTTGTAAATGGAGCTAAAAATGCTGTTTTGCCTATACTTGCATCAACAGTTTTAAACGGTGGCATATCTATTTTAAAAAATGTACCAATGCTTTTAGATACATTTGTAGCTATAGATATATTAAAAGACTTAGGTTGTGAAGTTAGCTATGGAGAAAATACAGTAATTGTAAATTCCAAAAATATGGATAAAACAAATGTTAAAGAAGATTTAGTAAAAAAAATGCGTTCATCTATAATATTTTTAGGAGCTATAATAGCTAGGTTTAAAGAGGCTAGTATATGTTATCCAGGTGGGTGTAACCTTGGAAAAAGACCAATAGATTTTCATTTGACGGCTTTTAAAAAAATGGGTATAAATATAGAAGATGATAGTAATATTATAAAAGCAAGTGTTAATGAAATAAAACCTATAATTATAGAATTACCTTTTGCAAGTGTTGGAGCTACTCAAAACATTATTCTTGCATCTATTTTTGTTAAAGGAAGCGTTATTATAAAAAATTGTGCCAAAGAACCAGAAATAATAGATATGGTAAAATTTTTAAGAAAAATGGGTGCTAATATATTTGGAGAAGGAACAGAAACGATAACTATAACAGGAGTAGAAAAATTAAATAATATTGTGGAATATACTATAATGCCAGATAGAATAGAGGCAGGAACTTTTTTATGTATGACAGCAATAACTAATGGTCATACAGAAATAAAAGGAATAAATCCTAATTATTTAAAATCTTTAACTGAGATTTTAGAAAAAACTGGTTGTAACATAATAGAAACTAATAATTCTATAAAAATAAAAGGAACAAAAAATTTAAAATCTATAGACTTTTTAGAAACAAAACCTTATCCATATTTTCCAACAGATTTACAACCACAACTTATGAGTGTTTTATCAGTTGCTCAAGGCATAAGTGTTATAAAAGAAAATATATTTGAAGCAAGAAATAAACATATAAAAGAACTTAATAAGCTAGGAGCTAATATTGCAGAAGATAATGACACTTTTATTATAAATGGAGTAGATACTTTAGAAGGGAAAACTGTCTTTGCAAAAGATTTAAGAGGAGGAGCATCTCTTATATTAGCAGGGCTTTTTGCAAATGGTAAAACCACTGTAGAAGGGGCTTGTTATATAAATAGGGGATATGAAAATATAGATAAAAAACTAAATATTTTAGGTGCGGATATAAAATATATAGAAGATTAG
- a CDS encoding cell division protein FtsQ/DivIB translates to MKKIYNYILMGVALIVLIFMLLMLSPWLNITNIHIEGLKTLEKSDIIRELKLDKTTNILSFNSFIAKMRLKYDYFIESVEVDRIFPNTVNISIKEREIAGYIPYISEYIYIDKTGLVVDINSTYKEPLPLIYGLEFDNFIVGKKLKTENDEAFNVVMEITNVIKDKENLKGILRIDVSDLENIQLYMEKLDIILGDKETLNIKMNTLNEILENFTPQEKGFLYIDDVNKAPIFKYIT, encoded by the coding sequence ATGAAAAAAATATATAATTATATTCTAATGGGGGTAGCATTAATAGTTTTAATTTTTATGCTATTAATGCTCTCACCTTGGCTTAATATAACTAATATACATATAGAAGGGCTTAAAACATTAGAAAAATCAGATATAATAAGAGAATTAAAATTAGATAAAACAACGAATATACTAAGTTTTAACAGTTTTATAGCCAAAATGAGGTTAAAGTATGATTATTTTATAGAAAGTGTAGAGGTTGATAGGATATTTCCAAATACTGTGAATATTAGTATTAAAGAGCGTGAAATAGCTGGATATATACCATATATAAGTGAATATATATATATTGACAAAACAGGATTAGTTGTAGATATTAACTCTACTTATAAAGAACCTTTACCGCTTATTTATGGTTTAGAATTTGATAATTTTATAGTGGGTAAAAAATTAAAAACTGAAAATGATGAAGCATTTAATGTTGTTATGGAAATTACTAATGTTATAAAAGATAAAGAAAATTTAAAAGGAATATTAAGAATAGATGTATCAGATTTGGAAAATATACAGTTATATATGGAAAAGTTAGATATTATTTTAGGAGATAAAGAAACATTAAATATAAAAATGAATACATTAAATGAAATACTTGAAAATTTTACACCACAAGAAAAAGGATTTTTATATATAGATGATGTAAATAAGGCACCAATTTTTAAATATATAACTTAA
- the ftsZ gene encoding cell division protein FtsZ, with translation MIGLENINNEEEKIIVIGVGGAGNNAVNRMVECGSIDIDFIAINTDRQALNKSLAQKTIVIGEKSTRGLGAGGNPEVGRIAAEESKDDIAQAIQGADMVFVTAGMGGGTGTGAAAVVANIAKSQGVLTVAVVTKPFNFEGKKRALNAMEGIEKLRESVDTLIVIPNERILDIIEDDATQIEAFHKVDEVLRQGVTGIANIIKNPAEINVDFADVTTIMKDKGYAHLGVGEGSGKNKIQDAVNEAINSPLLETSIEGAKSLLINVAGGPDLALKEINRGVSSITDMLDVSANIIYGSSIEENLKDRVIITIVATDLKDVCDNQVEQQPLLNSNMNQNINPVINNQQYNIQPQHLQNGFSNTVQPEQQPMINHTQEPIFTNQENNNYGLNRQNNNEHEGGKLNIPTFLRKNR, from the coding sequence TTGATAGGGTTAGAAAATATAAATAACGAAGAAGAAAAAATAATTGTAATAGGCGTAGGTGGAGCTGGTAACAATGCTGTCAATAGAATGGTAGAATGTGGATCGATAGATATAGACTTTATTGCTATAAATACAGATAGACAAGCGCTTAATAAAAGTTTAGCACAAAAAACTATTGTAATAGGTGAAAAATCTACACGTGGACTTGGAGCAGGTGGTAACCCAGAAGTTGGTAGAATAGCAGCAGAAGAATCTAAAGATGATATAGCACAAGCTATACAAGGTGCAGATATGGTATTTGTAACTGCTGGTATGGGCGGTGGAACAGGTACAGGAGCTGCTGCTGTTGTAGCAAATATTGCCAAAAGCCAAGGAGTTTTAACTGTTGCTGTTGTTACAAAACCTTTTAATTTTGAAGGTAAAAAAAGAGCTTTAAATGCTATGGAAGGTATAGAAAAATTAAGAGAAAGCGTAGATACATTAATAGTTATACCTAATGAGCGCATATTAGATATTATAGAAGATGATGCTACTCAGATAGAAGCATTCCATAAAGTAGATGAAGTTTTAAGACAAGGTGTTACTGGTATTGCTAATATTATAAAAAATCCGGCTGAAATAAATGTAGACTTTGCAGATGTTACTACTATTATGAAAGACAAAGGATATGCTCATCTTGGTGTAGGTGAGGGTAGTGGTAAAAATAAAATTCAAGATGCTGTTAATGAAGCTATAAATAGCCCATTGTTAGAAACATCTATTGAAGGAGCTAAAAGTCTTCTTATTAACGTTGCTGGTGGCCCAGATTTAGCACTTAAAGAAATAAACAGAGGTGTATCTAGTATAACAGATATGCTTGATGTGTCTGCTAATATCATATATGGTTCTTCTATAGAAGAAAATCTTAAAGATAGAGTTATTATTACTATTGTTGCAACAGATCTTAAAGATGTTTGTGATAATCAAGTAGAGCAACAACCTTTATTAAATAGTAATATGAATCAAAATATTAATCCAGTGATAAACAATCAACAATATAATATTCAACCACAGCACTTACAAAATGGATTTTCTAATACAGTGCAACCAGAACAACAACCTATGATAAATCATACTCAAGAACCTATTTTTACAAATCAGGAAAATAATAATTATGGTTTAAATAGACAAAATAACAATGAACACGAAGGCGGTAAATTAAATATACCTACATTTTTAAGAAAAAATAGATAA